A single genomic interval of Chitinophaga sp. 180180018-3 harbors:
- a CDS encoding peptide chain release factor 3: MKYANEISKRKSFAIIAHPDAGKTTLTEKFLLFGGAIQTAGAVKSNKIKKHTTSDFMEIERQRGISVATSVMTFEYRDILVNLLDTPGHKDFAEDTYRTLTAVDSVVLVIDCVKGVEEQTERLMEVCRMRDTPVIIFVNKMDRDGKYPFDLLDELEEKLNIRVRPLSWPINMGSDFKGVYNLYDKSFVAFQPNKKATDEDVVALPDLSSNFVDEHFSEKDATQIRGDVELIEGVYDTFNREDYLAGKLAPVFFGSAVNNFGVKDLLDTFVDIAPIPRSREATTREIDVNEEKFSGFIFKIHANLDPRHRDRIAFLRVCSGKFERNKFFHHVRLDKDVRFSNPYSFLAREKNVVDDAFPGDVVGLFDTGNFKIGDTLTEGENFYFSGIPSFSPELFKELVNKDPMKTKQLEKGIRQLTDEGVAQLFTQHGGNRKIIGCVGDLQFEVIQYRLLQEYGAACQFNTLPFYKACWLTGPKDKIEDFIRFKSANIVEDKDGHLVYLAQSEWYLNTERTNNPDIQFNFSSEIHK; this comes from the coding sequence ATGAAGTACGCTAACGAAATCAGTAAAAGAAAATCCTTTGCGATCATCGCTCACCCGGATGCCGGTAAAACCACACTGACAGAGAAATTTCTCCTGTTCGGCGGGGCTATCCAGACTGCCGGAGCCGTAAAATCCAACAAGATAAAGAAGCATACTACCTCGGATTTCATGGAAATTGAAAGACAAAGAGGTATCTCCGTAGCTACTTCTGTAATGACATTCGAATACCGCGATATCCTTGTTAACCTGCTGGATACTCCCGGCCACAAAGACTTTGCTGAAGATACTTACCGCACGCTCACTGCCGTTGACAGTGTGGTGCTGGTGATCGACTGTGTGAAGGGCGTGGAGGAACAAACAGAAAGACTGATGGAGGTGTGCCGCATGCGCGATACACCAGTGATCATCTTCGTGAATAAAATGGACCGCGATGGTAAATATCCATTCGACCTGCTGGATGAACTGGAAGAAAAACTGAACATCCGCGTTCGTCCGCTTAGCTGGCCTATTAATATGGGCTCCGATTTTAAAGGCGTGTATAACCTCTACGATAAGAGCTTCGTGGCGTTCCAGCCCAATAAAAAAGCTACCGACGAAGATGTGGTGGCACTCCCCGATCTCAGCAGCAACTTCGTAGACGAACATTTCTCCGAAAAAGATGCCACCCAGATCCGCGGAGATGTAGAGCTGATAGAAGGTGTATACGATACCTTCAACCGCGAAGACTACCTCGCCGGCAAACTGGCGCCCGTTTTCTTCGGCAGCGCCGTTAATAACTTCGGAGTGAAAGACCTCCTCGATACCTTCGTGGATATCGCGCCCATACCACGTAGCCGCGAAGCTACGACCCGGGAAATAGACGTGAACGAAGAGAAATTCAGTGGCTTCATCTTTAAGATACACGCCAACCTGGATCCCCGTCACCGCGACCGTATTGCGTTCCTGCGTGTTTGCTCCGGAAAATTTGAAAGGAACAAATTCTTTCATCATGTTCGTTTAGACAAAGACGTTAGGTTCAGCAACCCGTATAGCTTCCTCGCCCGCGAAAAAAATGTGGTGGATGATGCTTTCCCCGGCGACGTGGTAGGCCTGTTCGATACCGGTAACTTCAAGATCGGCGATACCCTCACAGAAGGCGAAAACTTCTACTTCAGCGGTATCCCCAGCTTCTCTCCGGAACTGTTCAAGGAACTGGTGAACAAAGACCCGATGAAAACCAAACAACTGGAAAAAGGTATCCGCCAGCTTACAGATGAAGGTGTAGCACAGCTCTTCACCCAGCACGGCGGCAACCGCAAAATCATCGGCTGCGTGGGCGATCTCCAGTTTGAAGTAATCCAGTACCGCCTCCTGCAGGAATATGGCGCGGCGTGCCAGTTCAATACACTGCCCTTCTATAAAGCCTGCTGGCTCACCGGACCGAAAGATAAGATCGAAGATTTCATCCGCTTCAAATCCGCCAACATCGTGGAAGATAAAGACGGACACCTCGTATACCTGGCCCAGTCTGAATGGTACCTCAATACAGAACGTACCAACAACCCCGATATACAATTCAACTTCTCTTCAGAGATACATAAATAA
- a CDS encoding ABC transporter permease, producing the protein MIATLKILWNSFKMAMQELRVNKLRTFLSLFGITIGIFCIIAVFTLTGSLEHNIRKDLADLGDDVIYLQKWPWGGNGEYAWWKYMNRPLPEYKELKLIQEKVQSASYASFNFDVGGKKVEFGDDYMDGVTMMAVSNDFDQIQTLQITSGRFFSNSESNSGSNVAILGYNIWDGLFSSPESAMGKMVKIAGRDVKVIGLLKRKGESMIGGIGYDNAILVPYRFGRTVVDERRNADPYIQVKAKPNVSITQLKDEMRGIMRAAHRLKPRQEDDFALNEISAANDSLATMFATINSVGFLIAVFALIVGAFGIANIMFVTVKERTNIIGLKKAIGARRSIIMMEFLLEAMCLCLFGGVLGLLLVYLIVIAVNMSGVFEMVLSPGAVIFGLSVSAIVGLLAGFIPAYTASKLDPVVAIRSS; encoded by the coding sequence ATGATAGCGACGCTTAAAATATTGTGGAATAGCTTCAAAATGGCGATGCAGGAATTACGGGTAAATAAGCTCCGGACTTTCCTGTCGTTGTTTGGGATTACGATTGGCATCTTCTGTATTATCGCGGTATTTACCTTAACAGGTAGTCTGGAGCATAATATCCGTAAGGATCTGGCGGATCTGGGCGACGATGTGATTTACCTGCAGAAATGGCCCTGGGGTGGAAACGGGGAATACGCCTGGTGGAAGTATATGAACCGTCCGCTGCCGGAGTATAAGGAGTTGAAGCTGATACAGGAAAAGGTACAGAGTGCGAGCTATGCCTCCTTTAACTTCGATGTAGGCGGTAAGAAGGTGGAATTTGGGGATGATTATATGGACGGGGTGACGATGATGGCCGTGAGTAATGATTTTGACCAGATACAGACATTACAGATCACCAGTGGCCGCTTTTTCAGCAATAGTGAGAGCAACAGTGGCTCTAATGTGGCTATACTGGGGTACAATATCTGGGACGGGCTTTTTTCGTCGCCGGAGTCGGCTATGGGAAAGATGGTGAAAATTGCGGGCCGGGATGTAAAGGTAATTGGCTTGCTGAAGCGAAAGGGAGAGAGTATGATTGGAGGCATTGGCTACGATAATGCGATTCTGGTGCCTTACCGTTTCGGGCGGACGGTGGTAGATGAGCGGCGTAACGCGGATCCTTACATACAGGTGAAGGCGAAGCCGAATGTATCCATCACGCAGCTGAAAGATGAGATGCGAGGGATTATGCGGGCGGCACACCGGTTGAAACCCAGGCAGGAAGATGATTTCGCTTTGAATGAGATCAGTGCGGCCAACGATAGCCTGGCCACCATGTTTGCCACCATTAACTCGGTAGGGTTCCTGATTGCGGTATTTGCATTGATTGTGGGTGCTTTCGGGATTGCCAATATTATGTTTGTGACGGTAAAGGAGCGGACAAATATCATTGGATTGAAGAAGGCGATTGGGGCGAGGAGGAGTATTATTATGATGGAATTTCTGCTGGAAGCGATGTGCCTTTGTTTGTTCGGAGGGGTGCTGGGACTGTTGCTGGTATATCTTATAGTAATAGCTGTTAATATGAGTGGAGTGTTTGAAATGGTACTTTCTCCGGGAGCCGTTATTTTCGGGCTTTCCGTATCGGCTATAGTGGGATTGCTGGCAGGTTTTATACCGGCTTATACAGCGAGCAAGCTGGATCCGGTGGTGGCGATCCGGAGTTCATGA
- the tsaD gene encoding tRNA (adenosine(37)-N6)-threonylcarbamoyltransferase complex transferase subunit TsaD — MSVKILAIESSCDDTGAAVIVDGKVLSNHIAGQKVHEQYGGVVPELASRAHQENIVPVVDVALKTAGVAREELSAIAFTQSPGLIGSLLVGSCFAKSMAMALNIPLIGVHHMQAHVLANFIDDPRPDFPFLCLTVSGGHTQIVLCESPLRMRVIGETLDDAAGEAFDKTAKILGLPYPGGPLIDKYAATGNPERFKFPEPRIPGLNFSFSGLKTSILYFLQDNQQQQPDFIAQNLADICASIQHRIVSILLNKVIKASQETGIRDIAIAGGVSANSGLRNALEVYGKKYNWRTFIPKFEYCTDNAGMIAITAYYKYLAGEFAGLDAVPTARAAF; from the coding sequence ATGTCAGTTAAAATCTTAGCGATAGAATCGTCTTGTGATGATACAGGAGCGGCCGTGATAGTAGATGGGAAAGTATTATCCAATCATATTGCGGGTCAGAAAGTGCATGAGCAGTATGGCGGGGTGGTGCCGGAGCTGGCGTCGAGGGCGCACCAGGAGAACATTGTGCCGGTGGTGGATGTAGCGTTGAAAACAGCGGGTGTAGCGAGGGAAGAACTGAGTGCGATCGCATTTACGCAATCGCCGGGCCTGATAGGTTCCCTGCTGGTAGGCAGTTGTTTTGCGAAGTCGATGGCGATGGCGCTGAATATACCGCTGATAGGCGTGCATCATATGCAGGCGCATGTACTGGCGAATTTCATAGACGATCCCAGGCCGGATTTTCCTTTTCTGTGTTTGACCGTATCCGGGGGGCATACCCAGATAGTGTTGTGTGAAAGCCCGTTGCGTATGCGGGTGATTGGAGAAACCCTGGATGATGCAGCGGGAGAGGCTTTTGATAAAACAGCGAAGATACTCGGACTGCCTTATCCGGGAGGGCCGTTGATCGATAAATACGCTGCCACCGGGAATCCGGAGCGGTTTAAATTTCCCGAGCCGCGTATACCGGGACTGAATTTCAGTTTCAGCGGTTTGAAAACATCTATCTTATACTTCCTGCAGGATAATCAACAGCAGCAACCTGATTTCATCGCACAAAATCTGGCGGATATCTGTGCTTCTATACAGCATCGCATTGTCAGCATCTTGCTAAACAAGGTTATAAAAGCTTCACAGGAAACGGGTATCAGGGATATTGCCATTGCCGGCGGCGTAAGTGCCAACAGCGGGTTAAGAAATGCGTTGGAGGTATATGGGAAGAAGTATAACTGGCGCACTTTTATTCCTAAATTCGAGTATTGTACAGATAATGCCGGTATGATAGCCATCACGGCATATTATAAATACCTGGCGGGCGAGTTTGCAGGTTTGGATGCTGTGCCTACCGCCAGGGCTGCATTTTAA
- a CDS encoding alpha-L-fucosidase, with amino-acid sequence MKKVLTALLGLTLAYNVVPAQAPAAQTEWQQQKYSMFIHWGAIYSTLGGVWEGKPVTRGYSEQIQAHAGIYSDIYGAIAKQFNPQYWNADSIVLLAKAAGMKSVVMTSKHHDGFCMFHSAYTDYNVVDATPFKRDVLKELSEACRRHGLKFGMYFSLIDWHYPQAYPISSTNSDPITPEHHEFNKKQVTELMTNYGPVSEIWFDMGSLTEQQSRDLAEIVHRLQPGCMVSGRLGNDAGDFCVMGDNQYPDYKIASAWQTPASVYDETWGYRSWQQHGKAVDKAHEKLLGLIKVVSRGGNYLLNIGPRGDGSVVDFEKEVLLANGAWLKLNGEAIYGASANPFDTTFAWGEVTTKPGKLYLHLLQTPQNGVIELPGLNSKVSQVTLLSNGKKVAARVSVKDGNTRIQLPADFRIADNDVAVLALHCGNSVSITPLHLLKHATALNRYNATPLYSFSGADYPSYYRSEVGERWAFTVKKPSSLKLVYSDEEKGKQAKITLNGVTKDVLLDGSQRAQFYNDPASLQWGPIYSTSSFPSYIDGANGSVKEVNPDQPWPGDKDQPWTKHSDWKNDEVLKIPSDRGRSRAAYLLQEITAPKAGDYLVGFTSGDGIGVFLNGEEQVLHNNPARGTTGSEVALLSLKEGKNQLIVKYYNRFAKEITAGINRNVPQVMYEQPVDLKLKGNGRVETAEIRQANPVSIHRNLRMPNLSVVLDQ; translated from the coding sequence ATGAAGAAAGTACTGACTGCTTTACTGGGTCTGACACTTGCCTATAACGTAGTACCGGCGCAGGCACCGGCAGCGCAAACGGAGTGGCAGCAACAGAAATATTCCATGTTTATTCACTGGGGGGCCATTTATTCCACTTTGGGCGGCGTTTGGGAAGGGAAACCGGTTACCCGGGGCTATAGCGAGCAAATACAGGCGCATGCCGGTATTTACAGCGATATATACGGCGCCATAGCGAAACAGTTTAACCCGCAGTACTGGAATGCAGATTCGATTGTATTGCTGGCGAAAGCAGCGGGTATGAAATCGGTGGTGATGACATCGAAGCACCATGATGGCTTTTGCATGTTCCATTCTGCCTATACCGACTATAACGTAGTAGATGCCACTCCTTTTAAAAGAGATGTACTGAAGGAATTATCGGAAGCCTGCCGGCGTCATGGTCTGAAATTCGGGATGTACTTTTCGCTGATCGACTGGCACTATCCGCAGGCGTACCCGATTTCCAGCACGAACAGTGATCCGATAACACCGGAGCATCATGAGTTTAACAAGAAGCAGGTAACGGAGCTGATGACCAATTATGGTCCGGTTTCGGAGATCTGGTTTGATATGGGATCATTGACAGAACAGCAAAGCCGTGATCTGGCGGAGATAGTACATCGTTTACAGCCGGGATGTATGGTGAGTGGGCGTTTGGGGAATGATGCCGGTGATTTTTGTGTAATGGGAGACAACCAATACCCGGATTACAAAATTGCATCGGCCTGGCAGACGCCGGCCTCTGTATATGACGAAACCTGGGGTTACCGTAGCTGGCAACAGCATGGAAAGGCGGTGGACAAAGCACATGAGAAGCTGCTGGGATTGATTAAAGTGGTGAGTCGCGGTGGTAATTACCTGTTGAATATTGGTCCGCGTGGAGATGGTTCGGTAGTAGATTTCGAGAAAGAAGTATTGCTGGCAAACGGCGCCTGGCTGAAACTCAATGGGGAAGCCATTTACGGCGCATCTGCAAATCCGTTTGATACCACTTTTGCCTGGGGAGAAGTAACCACTAAACCTGGAAAATTGTATCTGCACCTGCTGCAGACGCCACAGAACGGGGTGATTGAGTTACCGGGATTGAACAGCAAAGTGAGTCAGGTAACGTTGTTGAGCAATGGTAAAAAGGTGGCGGCCCGTGTATCAGTAAAAGATGGAAACACCCGTATTCAGCTGCCGGCAGATTTCAGGATAGCCGACAATGATGTTGCCGTATTAGCGTTGCATTGCGGAAACAGTGTGAGCATCACTCCCCTGCATTTATTGAAACATGCTACGGCCCTGAACCGTTATAATGCCACACCGTTATACAGTTTCTCCGGTGCCGATTATCCGAGTTACTATCGTAGTGAAGTAGGAGAGCGGTGGGCATTTACTGTGAAGAAACCGTCGTCATTGAAGCTGGTATATAGTGATGAAGAGAAAGGAAAACAGGCGAAGATTACGCTGAACGGCGTTACAAAAGACGTATTGCTGGATGGCAGTCAGCGTGCTCAGTTTTATAACGATCCCGCATCATTGCAATGGGGCCCGATATACAGCACGTCGTCTTTCCCTTCGTATATTGATGGCGCCAATGGATCAGTGAAGGAGGTGAATCCGGATCAACCGTGGCCGGGGGATAAAGATCAGCCGTGGACAAAGCACAGCGATTGGAAGAACGATGAAGTGCTGAAGATCCCGTCTGATCGTGGGCGGAGCCGCGCGGCTTACCTGTTGCAGGAGATCACTGCCCCTAAAGCGGGAGATTATCTGGTGGGATTTACGAGCGGCGATGGGATTGGCGTATTCCTCAACGGAGAAGAGCAGGTATTGCATAATAATCCGGCCAGGGGTACTACCGGATCGGAAGTAGCGTTATTATCGCTGAAGGAAGGGAAGAACCAGTTGATCGTTAAATACTATAATCGTTTTGCGAAGGAGATTACAGCCGGTATCAACAGGAATGTTCCGCAGGTAATGTATGAGCAGCCGGTAGATCTGAAGCTGAAGGGAAATGGCAGAGTGGAGACCGCAGAGATCAGGCAGGCTAATCCGGTTTCTATCCATCGTAATCTTCGTATGCCCAATCTTTCTGTAGTATTGGATCAGTAA
- a CDS encoding methyltransferase has translation MKVCTDACIQGAFTAQYLSDNDITVPAILDIGAGTGLLSLMLAQEVAGNITAIELDEGAAKQATANFMTSPWDDRLQLIRNDIRKMEKTREYDFIITNPPFYEDALKSGHEGKDRAMHATSLGYSELIAAIDLHLSPQGEVSLLLPYQSFEAFHGLALAAGLHLKQALYIRQSEQHGFFRVVGILSRQPVNTVVTEMAIHDSNRKYTPLFAQLLQPYYLYL, from the coding sequence ATGAAAGTGTGTACAGACGCCTGTATACAAGGCGCATTCACGGCGCAGTACCTGAGCGACAATGATATAACGGTACCGGCTATACTGGATATAGGAGCCGGTACGGGTTTGTTAAGCCTGATGCTGGCTCAGGAGGTAGCGGGCAATATCACCGCCATAGAACTGGACGAGGGAGCGGCTAAGCAGGCTACTGCGAATTTCATGACATCGCCCTGGGACGACCGTCTGCAGCTGATCCGCAACGACATACGGAAAATGGAGAAGACCCGGGAGTATGATTTTATTATAACGAATCCGCCATTTTATGAAGATGCCCTGAAGAGTGGCCATGAAGGCAAGGACCGGGCGATGCATGCCACCAGCTTGGGTTACAGTGAGCTGATTGCCGCTATCGATCTGCACTTATCGCCGCAGGGAGAGGTATCGTTGTTGTTGCCTTATCAATCGTTCGAAGCATTTCACGGCCTGGCATTGGCGGCAGGGCTGCATCTGAAGCAGGCGCTGTATATCCGGCAAAGTGAGCAGCATGGCTTTTTCAGAGTGGTAGGTATCTTGTCGAGGCAACCGGTGAACACCGTAGTAACAGAAATGGCCATTCACGATAGCAACCGGAAATACACCCCTTTGTTTGCCCAATTGCTGCAGCCTTATTACCTGTATTTATAA